In Bacteroidales bacterium, a single genomic region encodes these proteins:
- a CDS encoding helix-turn-helix domain-containing protein: MTDKELMAFMQNWFERFMVRFDRIDRHLEKMALKEKLLEGERLLDNQDVCQLLNVSKRTLQRYRSSGELPYQMIYHKTFYKESDVEAFIKANFAKGENQEDENPDDDTDNEPPKDTGDTPEEIDSE; the protein is encoded by the coding sequence CAAGGAGTTAATGGCGTTTATGCAGAACTGGTTCGAGCGTTTTATGGTGCGTTTCGACCGGATAGACCGGCATTTGGAAAAAATGGCGCTAAAAGAAAAATTGCTGGAGGGCGAACGGCTGCTGGATAACCAGGACGTATGCCAGTTACTCAATGTAAGCAAGCGGACACTTCAGCGTTACCGCTCGTCGGGCGAATTGCCTTATCAGATGATTTATCACAAGACGTTCTACAAGGAGAGCGATGTGGAAGCCTTTATCAAGGCCAATTTCGCCAAAGGAGAAAACCAGGAAGACGAAAACCCCGATGACGATACGGATAATGAACCGCCGAAAGATACAGGGGACACCCCCGAAGAAATAGACAGCGAATAA